From the genome of Cytobacillus firmus, one region includes:
- a CDS encoding TerC family protein, whose amino-acid sequence MESIWLEYAWALLILIGLEGLLSADNALVLAVIAKHLPEDEKKRAINYGIIMAFVFRFGALFAISFIANVWQIQAIGAAYLLYLGLKHVIKAKFGKENKNIREDVKKDAAGKGFWPTVGKIALADLAFAIDSILAAVALALGLPDSPLDDFGGMDGGQFIVVVLGGIAGLILIKFAATWFVKLLAKRPALETTAYAIVAWVGVKLAVITLAHEDIGVLDHHFPHSTGWTIVFYGVLVAIALLGWFAPGKKQTEGEAL is encoded by the coding sequence ATGGAGTCCATATGGCTGGAGTATGCCTGGGCATTATTGATATTAATTGGACTGGAAGGATTGCTGTCAGCGGACAATGCCCTTGTTCTGGCAGTCATTGCCAAGCATTTACCGGAAGATGAGAAGAAAAGGGCAATCAATTATGGAATAATTATGGCATTTGTTTTCCGATTTGGTGCGCTGTTTGCCATATCTTTTATTGCAAACGTATGGCAGATACAGGCTATTGGAGCGGCCTATCTATTGTACCTTGGCTTAAAACATGTGATTAAGGCCAAGTTCGGTAAAGAAAATAAAAATATTCGCGAGGATGTGAAGAAAGACGCAGCCGGGAAAGGATTTTGGCCTACTGTAGGAAAGATTGCATTAGCGGATCTTGCCTTTGCCATCGATTCGATTCTTGCGGCTGTTGCACTGGCACTTGGACTGCCGGATTCACCGCTTGATGATTTCGGCGGCATGGATGGAGGCCAGTTTATTGTCGTCGTTTTAGGCGGGATTGCCGGACTGATCCTGATCAAATTCGCAGCTACCTGGTTTGTGAAGCTGCTTGCCAAACGGCCTGCATTGGAAACAACGGCCTATGCGATTGTCGCCTGGGTTGGTGTCAAGCTTGCTGTTATCACACTTGCCCATGAGGATATTGGTGTCCTTGATCATCATTTTCCTCATAGTACAGGCTGGACTATCGTCTTCTATGGCGTATTAGTGGCCATTGCGCTGCTTGGGTGGTTTGCTCCGGGTAAGAAACAAACGGAGGGTGAAGCTTTATAA
- a CDS encoding sugar ABC transporter substrate-binding protein gives MKRKWKVVSLMLLIFAFIAAGCSQGTGGGSSEVSVGIVLPTKDEPRWVQDEQRFKDALKGTEYTTEILFSQGSSAKEKENVETLLNKGIDVLIICPQDGDAAAAAVEAAKKDGVKVISYDRLITNTDAIDYYVTFDSLAVGAAQAQYLVDNAKGKDVPLYLYAGAASDNNAFLFFQGAWSVLQPKISDGTFKIANSSEAEALKDTADLSRDQLSKIIGQVTTNWDPNEAKNKAQTHLTAASDDLKGDVAILAPNDGTARSIADVFGTDSAVFSYLVTGQDAEKASIQYVIDEKQSMTVFKDVRTLVKDAMGMAIDILEDKDPETTGSYDNGKIEVKAKQTDVIVVDKDNVKNELIDSEYYKADEFTGL, from the coding sequence ATGAAAAGAAAGTGGAAAGTCGTTTCTCTTATGTTGTTGATATTTGCATTTATTGCAGCAGGGTGCAGCCAGGGAACCGGCGGCGGAAGCAGTGAAGTAAGTGTCGGGATTGTTTTGCCAACGAAAGATGAGCCTAGGTGGGTTCAGGATGAGCAAAGATTTAAAGATGCGTTAAAAGGAACGGAATACACAACTGAAATTTTATTTAGCCAGGGATCTTCGGCTAAGGAAAAAGAAAATGTAGAGACTTTGCTGAACAAAGGGATTGATGTACTGATCATCTGTCCTCAAGATGGTGATGCAGCTGCAGCGGCGGTTGAAGCCGCAAAGAAGGATGGCGTAAAAGTCATTTCCTATGATCGTTTAATTACTAACACAGATGCAATTGATTATTATGTAACATTTGACAGCCTTGCAGTAGGAGCTGCACAGGCACAATATTTAGTTGACAACGCAAAGGGCAAGGACGTGCCTCTGTACCTATATGCCGGCGCTGCTTCTGATAATAATGCCTTCTTATTCTTCCAGGGAGCATGGAGCGTGCTTCAGCCTAAAATTTCAGATGGCACATTCAAGATTGCTAACTCAAGCGAAGCCGAAGCTTTGAAAGATACAGCTGATCTGTCCCGTGACCAGCTAAGCAAAATTATTGGTCAGGTAACAACGAACTGGGATCCTAACGAAGCAAAGAACAAAGCGCAAACCCATTTGACAGCAGCCTCTGACGATCTGAAGGGCGATGTGGCTATTCTTGCTCCGAATGACGGAACTGCCCGTTCCATTGCAGATGTATTTGGAACTGACAGCGCAGTATTCAGCTATCTTGTGACAGGTCAGGATGCAGAGAAAGCTTCCATTCAATACGTTATTGATGAAAAGCAATCCATGACAGTATTCAAGGATGTTCGTACTCTCGTAAAAGATGCAATGGGCATGGCGATTGATATCCTTGAAGACAAAGACCCTGAGACAACTGGATCTTACGATAACGGCAAGATTGAAGTTAAAGCAAAGCAAACAGATGTAATCGTTGTCGACAAAGATAACGTAAAAAATGAACTGATCGATTCTGAATACTATAAAGCAGATGAATTTACAGGGCTTTAA
- a CDS encoding sugar ABC transporter ATP-binding protein — protein MSENILEMHGISKEFTGVKALSNVNFKVEKGEIHCLIGENGAGKSTLMKVLSGVYPYGTYEGDIVFEGSVQQFNKISDSVKAGIVIIYQELALFPDLTVYENIFAGNEIKQGGIVDWNRTIAEAKKMLDKVKLDVNPEILVKDLSVGKQQLVEIAKALSKDVKLLILDEPTAALNEDDSENLLDLLGELKKQGITCIMISHKLKEVISIADKATVLRDGQTICTLDAAKGEISENVIIKNMVGREIEDIYPKRPNKTFGDPVLELRSWSAYAVHLGRQVVKDVNFHVQKGEIVGIAGLMGSGRTELALSIFGNPKSYKLQGELLVDGVPKTLKHPSDAIRSGIAYVTEDRKGDGLFLIQDIKNNISAANLKRVAVNGVINDNEEVKETAEYKKSMYIKASSLEQVVGNLSGGNQQKVSLGKWLFVGPKLLILDEPTRGIDVGAKFEIYTIMNQLIEEGMSIIMISSELGEVLGMSDRVYVMAEGQMKGELSIEEANQESIMQLATQ, from the coding sequence ATGAGCGAAAATATTTTGGAAATGCACGGAATCTCCAAAGAGTTTACAGGTGTTAAAGCGCTCAGCAATGTCAATTTCAAGGTGGAGAAAGGTGAGATACACTGCTTAATCGGTGAAAATGGAGCGGGCAAATCCACTCTGATGAAGGTGCTCAGCGGCGTATATCCTTATGGCACATATGAGGGTGATATTGTATTTGAGGGCAGTGTGCAGCAATTCAACAAAATTAGTGACAGTGTAAAGGCAGGAATCGTCATTATCTACCAGGAGCTTGCCTTGTTTCCTGATCTCACAGTCTATGAAAATATTTTTGCGGGCAATGAAATCAAGCAAGGGGGAATCGTCGATTGGAACCGGACCATTGCTGAAGCTAAAAAAATGCTGGATAAGGTTAAGCTCGATGTGAACCCTGAGATACTCGTTAAAGACCTGAGCGTTGGAAAACAGCAGTTGGTCGAAATAGCCAAAGCTTTAAGCAAGGATGTGAAACTGCTTATCCTGGATGAACCGACTGCAGCATTGAATGAAGATGACAGCGAAAATCTGCTGGATTTATTAGGTGAGCTGAAAAAGCAGGGAATTACCTGCATTATGATCTCCCATAAGCTGAAGGAAGTCATTTCCATTGCAGATAAGGCTACGGTGCTTCGTGATGGCCAAACAATTTGTACCCTGGACGCAGCAAAAGGTGAAATCTCTGAAAATGTCATTATCAAAAACATGGTTGGCAGGGAGATTGAAGATATTTATCCGAAGAGGCCGAACAAGACGTTTGGTGATCCTGTTCTTGAGCTTCGCAGCTGGTCTGCGTATGCTGTGCATTTGGGCAGGCAGGTTGTAAAAGATGTTAATTTTCATGTTCAAAAAGGAGAAATTGTCGGGATTGCTGGCTTGATGGGGTCAGGCAGGACAGAACTTGCCCTGAGTATTTTCGGAAATCCAAAATCTTATAAATTGCAAGGCGAGCTCCTGGTGGATGGCGTTCCAAAGACGCTGAAGCATCCGAGTGACGCCATCAGGTCAGGGATTGCGTATGTGACGGAAGACCGAAAAGGGGACGGCCTGTTTTTAATACAGGACATTAAAAACAACATTTCTGCAGCAAATCTCAAACGGGTTGCAGTAAATGGAGTGATTAACGATAACGAAGAAGTGAAGGAAACAGCGGAATATAAAAAGTCCATGTATATCAAAGCTTCATCACTTGAACAGGTTGTCGGCAACTTAAGCGGAGGAAACCAGCAGAAAGTATCCCTGGGCAAATGGCTATTTGTCGGGCCGAAATTGCTGATTCTGGACGAGCCGACGCGTGGCATTGATGTGGGAGCTAAGTTCGAGATTTATACGATTATGAACCAATTGATTGAGGAAGGCATGAGCATCATTATGATTTCTTCGGAACTGGGTGAAGTTCTTGGGATGAGCGATCGTGTCTATGTCATGGCGGAAGGCCAAATGAAAGGTGAGCTGTCGATTGAAGAAGCCAATCAGGAAAGTATTATGCAGCTTGCTACGCAATAG
- a CDS encoding sugar ABC transporter permease, translating into MEFINEAKTLFKDNIRDYGMYIALFVIMLTFTIMTDGLFMSSRNISNMLDSTGYIAVLAVGMTLVIVIRHIDLSVGFVAGFLGAIAAILLTGMGVPFYITIPVILALGIFVGLFNGLLVAKFGIPSFVATLAGMLIFRGALLQVTEKTGTIIIKDDGFNAIGNGFIPSVMQVNGLHLLTLILGLLAILLYIYSEISTRTKKINYQFEVVSKGIFIVKLVFVSAIISYITWILAGYNGFSWTVVIMLLVVVVYHFLTTKTVLGRHIYAVGSNPEAAHLSGINVNKITYIVFGSMGMLAALSGILFTSRLQSATTTAGTLFELDAIAAAYVGGVSSAGGVGKITGAIIGAVVMASLSSGMNLLGVGVSLQYMIRGGVLAGAVIFDVMTRKKRG; encoded by the coding sequence ATGGAATTTATTAACGAAGCGAAGACGCTATTTAAAGATAATATCCGTGACTACGGCATGTACATTGCCTTATTCGTTATTATGCTCACTTTCACCATTATGACTGACGGGCTGTTTATGTCTTCACGAAATATAAGCAACATGCTTGATTCAACGGGGTACATTGCTGTCCTGGCAGTGGGGATGACGCTGGTTATCGTGATTCGCCATATTGACCTCTCAGTCGGATTTGTTGCCGGCTTTTTGGGGGCCATTGCTGCAATTCTCCTGACGGGAATGGGAGTGCCTTTTTATATCACTATTCCGGTTATTCTGGCGCTGGGTATTTTTGTCGGACTGTTCAACGGTCTTCTAGTTGCAAAATTTGGTATCCCATCCTTTGTTGCTACACTTGCAGGAATGCTGATCTTCAGAGGAGCCCTTCTTCAGGTAACAGAGAAAACAGGGACCATTATCATCAAGGATGACGGATTTAACGCAATCGGGAACGGATTTATTCCTTCCGTTATGCAAGTGAATGGACTGCACCTGCTTACACTGATTCTGGGATTACTGGCGATATTGCTGTATATATACAGTGAAATTTCCACCCGGACAAAAAAGATCAACTATCAATTCGAGGTAGTGTCTAAAGGGATTTTTATTGTCAAATTAGTTTTCGTTTCAGCTATCATTTCCTATATTACATGGATCCTCGCAGGCTACAACGGATTTTCCTGGACAGTTGTCATCATGCTTTTAGTGGTTGTCGTCTATCATTTCCTGACAACGAAAACCGTGCTCGGAAGACATATATATGCAGTAGGAAGCAATCCGGAAGCGGCACATCTGAGCGGAATCAATGTAAATAAAATTACGTATATAGTCTTCGGTTCAATGGGGATGCTGGCAGCCCTTTCAGGTATATTATTTACCTCCCGGCTTCAGTCAGCGACTACTACTGCCGGGACATTATTTGAACTTGATGCCATTGCAGCTGCTTATGTTGGCGGGGTTTCATCAGCAGGGGGCGTGGGCAAAATCACCGGTGCTATTATTGGTGCTGTGGTCATGGCCTCTTTATCCAGCGGTATGAATCTGCTCGGAGTAGGGGTTTCCCTCCAGTATATGATCCGTGGAGGCGTATTGGCGGGTGCTGTGATCTTTGATGTCATGACTCGGAAGAAGAGAGGCTAG
- a CDS encoding sugar ABC transporter substrate-binding protein has translation MRKTGIFIFCLTCIVLGYFTFTLYKKAFTSERDLPAASDGQEVKYRLVLITQELETPFWDKAGIAAREQARKDGASLEVWGSYGKNQEEFLKKLEIAIQSKVDGIIVQGLDTQEFKDLAKIKAAFYGIPIITVANDVPKSESLRKTYVGSDQYLAGQLIAEQLLDDMGHEGKVILMGDKHKEYYQQQRLDGIHEVLKDYPNIQTVYAETTDVREEIIAATQNMLNQNPDTDSFVAIKANIAGAMIHEIGRRSLVEPYYIYSFDDGPDSISLLTQGKLDGIIEQSPEKMGSLSAELILKWLRDEEVPLKSDGYLTDIRILKALEKK, from the coding sequence TTGCGTAAAACGGGTATTTTTATATTTTGTCTAACATGTATCGTCCTTGGTTATTTCACATTCACGCTTTACAAGAAAGCGTTTACATCCGAACGGGATCTTCCGGCAGCATCAGATGGACAGGAAGTGAAATACCGGCTGGTTCTGATAACGCAGGAATTAGAGACCCCTTTTTGGGATAAGGCAGGTATTGCTGCACGGGAACAAGCACGGAAGGATGGGGCAAGTCTGGAAGTCTGGGGAAGCTATGGAAAGAATCAAGAGGAATTTTTAAAAAAGCTGGAGATAGCCATTCAATCAAAAGTGGACGGCATCATTGTTCAGGGTCTGGACACTCAGGAATTCAAAGATTTAGCAAAGATAAAAGCAGCTTTTTATGGAATTCCGATTATTACAGTGGCCAATGACGTGCCCAAATCTGAAAGTTTGAGAAAAACGTACGTCGGCTCTGATCAATATCTGGCCGGGCAGTTAATTGCAGAACAGCTTCTTGACGATATGGGCCATGAGGGAAAAGTCATCCTTATGGGCGACAAGCATAAAGAGTATTATCAGCAGCAGCGCCTCGATGGGATCCATGAAGTACTGAAGGATTATCCAAATATCCAGACAGTCTATGCGGAAACGACTGATGTTAGGGAGGAAATTATTGCTGCCACTCAGAACATGCTGAATCAAAACCCGGATACTGATAGTTTTGTAGCTATTAAGGCCAATATAGCCGGAGCGATGATTCATGAAATTGGCAGGCGATCATTGGTTGAACCTTATTATATCTATTCTTTTGACGATGGTCCGGATTCAATTTCTTTGCTTACTCAGGGAAAACTTGATGGAATCATTGAACAATCCCCTGAGAAAATGGGAAGCCTCAGTGCAGAGCTGATTTTAAAATGGCTCAGGGATGAAGAAGTGCCGCTGAAATCTGATGGCTACCTGACCGATATCAGGATATTAAAGGCGCTGGAAAAGAAATGA
- a CDS encoding sensor histidine kinase: MNKIHKKIWTLTTVILLIMAAIWITLTYYNQKTQNQYNDILQRYLRMNEVTRTSQQMIADLNNYFITPIPENLDKLNTSKEKMIKVRSEVSYLRNSENDFALTNYMNLIDSLVETTDRSLLFFKEKETEDSAKEFSEATRISMYISEMTLTLVDSELNTYERFYRGIIEQSEEMKKLGIWLMLMITCLLMFLTYGFSLSITKPVQKLTKAANDLSRGRFHLPIKVDSNDEIAFLAQTFDRMRVNINNLISEIQHKAQLEHELQESKLLLKESQLLNLQSQINPHFLFNTLNTLSKKAYLEGSLETSDLLVSVAGLLRYNLKRLDRPVTLGEEVMVLQKYMDIQKARFTDRLHLKMSIDETCLNVDIPGLTLQPIIENAVNYAVEPREDGGKIWFRIQDGNDCVIIEVEDDGPGIEEFKIKQILQGQFIQKDGNSTGIGFTNVVRRLRLFYGSDDVMSIESSAAGTKVVMKIPKDRRGAA, encoded by the coding sequence ATGAACAAAATACATAAGAAAATCTGGACACTTACGACTGTAATTCTTTTGATCATGGCAGCCATTTGGATCACACTTACTTATTATAATCAGAAAACTCAGAATCAATATAACGATATTCTTCAGCGGTACCTTCGGATGAATGAGGTTACAAGGACAAGCCAGCAGATGATTGCAGACTTGAATAACTATTTTATCACCCCCATTCCGGAGAATTTGGACAAATTGAACACTAGCAAGGAAAAAATGATAAAGGTGAGAAGTGAAGTTTCATATCTGCGAAATTCAGAAAATGATTTTGCACTGACAAATTATATGAATCTAATTGATAGCCTGGTTGAGACGACGGACCGCTCCCTTCTTTTCTTTAAAGAAAAGGAGACAGAGGACTCGGCCAAGGAATTTTCGGAAGCAACGCGCATCTCCATGTATATATCTGAGATGACGCTGACACTGGTCGATAGTGAACTGAATACATATGAACGGTTTTACCGGGGGATCATTGAACAATCCGAAGAAATGAAAAAACTGGGGATTTGGCTCATGCTGATGATCACATGCCTTTTAATGTTCTTGACCTATGGCTTTTCCTTGAGCATCACGAAGCCTGTACAGAAGCTGACCAAGGCAGCCAATGATTTATCAAGGGGAAGATTTCATTTGCCGATAAAGGTTGATTCGAATGATGAAATTGCTTTCCTTGCGCAGACTTTTGACCGGATGCGGGTTAATATCAATAATCTGATTTCAGAAATCCAGCATAAGGCACAGCTGGAGCATGAGCTGCAGGAAAGCAAGTTGCTGCTGAAGGAAAGCCAGCTCTTGAACCTGCAAAGCCAAATTAACCCTCATTTTTTATTTAACACATTAAATACCCTTTCCAAGAAAGCCTATCTGGAAGGTTCTCTTGAAACAAGTGACTTGCTTGTAAGTGTTGCCGGCCTGCTGCGCTATAACTTAAAAAGGCTTGATAGGCCCGTGACACTTGGTGAAGAAGTGATGGTCCTGCAGAAGTACATGGATATTCAAAAAGCCAGATTTACAGATCGTCTGCATTTGAAAATGTCTATAGATGAAACGTGTCTGAATGTGGACATTCCGGGTCTCACGCTGCAGCCAATCATCGAGAATGCCGTTAATTATGCAGTCGAGCCCAGGGAAGATGGCGGGAAAATCTGGTTTCGCATTCAGGACGGAAATGACTGTGTAATTATAGAAGTGGAAGACGATGGTCCAGGAATTGAGGAATTTAAAATTAAACAGATTCTTCAAGGGCAGTTCATTCAGAAAGATGGAAATTCAACAGGCATCGGGTTTACCAATGTAGTCAGGCGTTTGCGCCTTTTTTACGGCAGTGACGATGTCATGAGCATTGAGAGCAGTGCTGCAGGCACAAAAGTAGTGATGAAAATACCGAAAGATAGGAGGGGGGCTGCATGA
- a CDS encoding response regulator, which produces MTKLLIADDEQIEREGLEMILQTAFPGVEIIQAKNGKMAVQLAKEFMPELILMDIQMPGMNGLEAIKQISEEIPHIKFIMITAFDTFDYARQAIKLGVKDYLLKPSKITEIEATIGRVLEQIEEERRFREMTKLQQDALQRALPVIETDVVTQLLFDHVHEVHLDMLVEMLDLRSTDEQFVMSILLPDGQGHLYTAVKEKVRQAGSAWVGALYGRQLPIIVFREKQHSFRSQAISMAGEILSLAKKGSSEGWFVGIGNACGSLQSIRQSYQESLIATLDSTLPVKYRFYSDVPVLSAGEDLQLTKEREKQFFDQVRLGKWQQISLRVMEMIQRCETERAGVIQAQQRVLQMLWIASRVMSEIGVEAPAPFFAYQTQDFRQLRSETDELLGQMRKSYMEHYDRLEADTVHQLKQYITEHSHEDISLEALGRKVGLSPIYISKMFKEKLGVNYIDFLTECRIERAKKLMADHGKSLKEITFEVGYHEPNYFSKVFKKMCGRSPTEFRKTLLGKKD; this is translated from the coding sequence ATGACAAAACTTCTGATCGCGGATGATGAACAAATTGAGCGGGAAGGACTGGAAATGATTCTGCAGACAGCCTTTCCTGGTGTTGAAATCATCCAGGCGAAAAATGGAAAGATGGCCGTTCAGCTGGCTAAAGAGTTTATGCCTGAATTAATCCTGATGGACATCCAAATGCCAGGGATGAATGGCCTGGAAGCTATAAAGCAAATCAGTGAAGAGATTCCGCATATTAAATTTATCATGATTACAGCTTTCGATACATTCGATTATGCACGCCAGGCGATAAAGCTTGGGGTAAAGGATTATTTACTGAAGCCAAGCAAGATCACGGAAATTGAAGCAACAATTGGGAGGGTGCTTGAACAGATTGAGGAAGAGCGGAGGTTCCGTGAAATGACAAAGCTCCAGCAGGATGCGCTGCAAAGGGCTCTTCCGGTCATTGAGACAGATGTCGTGACACAGCTGCTGTTCGATCATGTCCATGAAGTTCATCTGGATATGCTGGTTGAAATGCTCGATCTTCGCTCAACAGATGAACAGTTTGTCATGAGCATCCTGCTTCCCGATGGACAGGGACACCTCTATACCGCAGTCAAAGAGAAGGTCAGACAAGCAGGCAGTGCATGGGTAGGTGCACTATATGGCCGTCAGCTTCCCATCATTGTTTTTCGGGAAAAGCAGCATTCATTCCGTTCGCAGGCTATATCCATGGCCGGCGAAATTCTTTCTCTTGCAAAAAAAGGGTCATCAGAAGGCTGGTTCGTCGGGATCGGGAATGCTTGCGGTTCCCTGCAATCCATCCGTCAATCCTATCAGGAATCTCTTATTGCCACTTTGGATTCAACTCTTCCTGTTAAATACCGTTTTTATTCCGACGTGCCAGTACTTAGTGCAGGGGAGGATCTGCAGCTGACCAAAGAACGGGAAAAACAGTTTTTCGATCAAGTCAGACTTGGAAAATGGCAGCAAATCAGCTTGCGTGTAATGGAGATGATTCAGCGTTGTGAAACGGAAAGAGCAGGGGTGATTCAAGCGCAGCAGCGGGTGCTGCAAATGCTTTGGATTGCTTCACGCGTAATGAGTGAGATTGGGGTTGAAGCTCCCGCACCATTTTTTGCCTATCAAACGCAGGATTTCCGGCAGCTTCGCTCTGAAACGGATGAATTGTTAGGACAGATGAGGAAATCGTATATGGAGCATTACGACAGGCTGGAAGCGGATACTGTCCATCAGCTGAAACAATATATAACCGAACATTCCCATGAAGATATTTCTCTTGAAGCATTGGGAAGGAAAGTGGGGTTAAGCCCGATTTATATCAGTAAAATGTTCAAGGAGAAGCTAGGGGTTAACTATATTGACTTCCTGACTGAATGCCGTATTGAAAGAGCAAAGAAGCTGATGGCAGATCACGGGAAAAGTCTGAAGGAAATTACCTTTGAGGTGGGCTATCATGAACCGAACTATTTCAGCAAGGTTTTCAAAAAGATGTGCGGCCGCTCACCGACGGAATTCCGCAAAACCCTTCTGGGCAAAAAAGACTGA
- the xylF gene encoding D-xylose ABC transporter substrate-binding protein translates to MMEGKGARQMDRIQRKLTLAALFLVCLLSACQMDTAIEKNPGKAIPAAGKVQGGEDGKKPIKIGFSMDTLLEERWLKDRDLFKEAIEELGAEVEIMAANGNDAVQISQAETLIKQRVDLLVVVPHNAEATASIVKKAHEAGIKVISYDRLVKNADIDLYISFDNEKVGELQAKAITKLVPNGKYVYIGGAITDHNAHLFKRGVFNVLQPLIDKGDIQIVYDQWSRDWTPANAFVNMEEALKANQNQIDAVIAANDATAGGAIQALAVQGLAGKIPVAGQDAELAAAQRIIRGTQTMTVYKPIGTLTKEAAELAVRIAKGEQVETTRKINNGKIEVPSVLLSPIAVDKHNMDSTIIADGFHSRDEVYK, encoded by the coding sequence CTGATGGAAGGAAAAGGGGCAAGACAGATGGATAGGATTCAAAGGAAGCTGACTCTGGCTGCACTGTTTCTGGTTTGCCTCCTGTCAGCCTGCCAAATGGATACAGCAATCGAAAAAAATCCCGGGAAAGCAATACCTGCGGCAGGCAAAGTGCAAGGAGGAGAGGATGGGAAGAAACCCATTAAAATCGGCTTTTCAATGGATACTTTATTGGAAGAACGCTGGCTGAAGGATCGAGATCTGTTCAAAGAGGCTATAGAAGAGCTTGGAGCGGAAGTGGAGATCATGGCTGCGAATGGGAATGATGCGGTTCAAATATCACAGGCAGAAACATTAATAAAACAAAGGGTGGACCTGCTGGTTGTCGTTCCCCATAATGCTGAAGCCACCGCTTCGATCGTCAAAAAAGCACATGAGGCAGGCATTAAGGTCATCTCATATGACCGGCTTGTGAAAAATGCTGATATCGACTTATACATATCCTTTGATAATGAAAAGGTTGGTGAGCTGCAGGCAAAGGCCATCACCAAACTGGTACCTAATGGGAAGTATGTGTATATTGGCGGAGCAATCACTGACCATAACGCACATTTATTCAAACGAGGAGTCTTTAACGTGCTTCAGCCTTTAATTGATAAAGGAGATATTCAGATTGTTTATGATCAGTGGTCCAGAGATTGGACACCGGCGAATGCATTTGTGAATATGGAAGAGGCTCTTAAAGCCAATCAAAATCAAATTGATGCCGTGATCGCGGCAAACGATGCAACTGCAGGCGGTGCCATCCAGGCATTGGCGGTGCAAGGGCTGGCAGGAAAAATCCCTGTAGCCGGGCAGGATGCCGAGCTTGCCGCTGCCCAGCGGATCATCAGAGGCACGCAGACGATGACAGTATACAAACCTATCGGCACACTGACCAAAGAAGCTGCTGAACTTGCGGTCAGAATAGCAAAGGGTGAACAGGTAGAAACAACCCGAAAAATTAATAATGGCAAAATTGAAGTGCCTTCAGTCCTTCTTTCGCCTATCGCTGTTGATAAACACAACATGGATAGCACCATTATTGCAGATGGGTTTCATTCCAGAGATGAAGTTTATAAGTAG